In Nitrosophilus alvini, the following are encoded in one genomic region:
- the panC gene encoding pantoate--beta-alanine ligase has protein sequence MKIIKYPTDFMKTRKEIKGKVGFVPTMGALHQGHLSLIKQAREENDVVVVSIFVNPTQFLPGEDFEKYPRKYEADRAVCERVGVDYLFMPDVKDIYFDDEARVTAPKIKGYILEGLNRPGHFDGVLTVVNKLLNIVKPDIAYFGKKDAQQLYLVKKMVRDFFLDTEIKECDIVREPDGLAMSSRNVYLSEEERKKALLLSKSLKRAGKLIMAGEKKCDVLKKAMEEILKPIEVEYIEIVSRDFEKIDEIQKENSIILVAAKVGNTRLIDNLWV, from the coding sequence ATGAAGATAATAAAGTATCCCACAGATTTTATGAAAACAAGAAAAGAGATAAAAGGAAAAGTGGGATTTGTGCCTACTATGGGAGCTTTGCATCAGGGCCACCTCTCGCTGATAAAGCAGGCAAGAGAAGAAAACGATGTAGTTGTCGTGTCCATATTTGTAAATCCCACTCAGTTTTTGCCGGGCGAAGACTTTGAAAAATATCCTAGAAAATATGAAGCAGACAGAGCAGTATGTGAAAGAGTGGGTGTTGATTATCTTTTTATGCCAGATGTGAAAGATATATATTTTGATGACGAAGCAAGAGTGACGGCTCCCAAAATAAAAGGATATATTCTTGAAGGTTTAAACCGTCCGGGCCATTTTGACGGCGTGCTTACAGTGGTAAATAAACTTTTGAATATTGTAAAGCCCGATATCGCCTATTTTGGCAAGAAAGATGCTCAGCAACTCTACCTGGTAAAAAAAATGGTCAGAGATTTCTTTTTGGATACAGAGATAAAAGAGTGCGATATAGTAAGAGAGCCTGACGGTCTTGCAATGAGCAGCAGAAATGTGTATCTGAGCGAAGAGGAGAGAAAGAAGGCGCTTTTGCTCTCAAAATCTTTAAAGAGGGCAGGAAAACTTATAATGGCCGGTGAGAAAAAATGTGATGTTTTGAAAAAGGCTATGGAGGAGATCCTAAAACCAATAGAGGTTGAATATATCGAGATAGTAAGCCGGGACTTTGAAAAGATAGACGAGATTCAAAAAGAGAACTCAATCATACTCGTTGCGGCAAAAGTGGGAAATACGAGGCTTATAGACAACCTATGGGTTTAA
- the murG gene encoding undecaprenyldiphospho-muramoylpentapeptide beta-N-acetylglucosaminyltransferase: MKESNLTSSAITSNPSIVIAGGGTGGHLSIARALKEELNKRGIKPVYIGSTAGQDRKWFENDEGFKERFFFETKGVVNQKGIKKVFSLLNIFKASLKAKKIIKKQATTAVISVGGYSAAPAGFGAVMNKTPLYIHEQNAIMGKLNRILAPFAKEVFGSFTKNPIPYPVSQTFFKKQRIRSEVKTVIFLGGSQGAKFINDFAIKIAKELEKRDIAIIHQTGSRDFDRVKKEYEKAGIDADVFDFDKNISLKIAEADFAVSRAGASTLWELAANALPALFIPYPYAAADHQYFNAKYLSERNAAFVKRESELKPEDFFDFLETDIKSMSEKLQDIAKPEGAKIIIDRVLNP; this comes from the coding sequence GTGAAAGAGAGCAATTTAACCTCGTCAGCCATCACTTCCAATCCTTCAATAGTCATAGCCGGCGGCGGAACGGGAGGCCACCTCTCTATCGCAAGGGCATTGAAAGAAGAGCTTAACAAAAGAGGTATAAAACCGGTCTATATAGGTTCGACTGCCGGACAAGACAGAAAGTGGTTTGAAAACGACGAGGGTTTTAAAGAGCGCTTTTTTTTCGAAACAAAAGGAGTCGTTAATCAAAAAGGTATAAAAAAAGTTTTCTCTTTGCTAAATATCTTCAAAGCATCGCTGAAAGCAAAAAAAATCATAAAAAAACAGGCTACAACAGCAGTTATCAGTGTCGGAGGATATTCCGCCGCTCCCGCCGGGTTTGGAGCAGTTATGAACAAAACGCCTCTGTATATACATGAACAGAATGCTATTATGGGAAAACTTAATCGCATTTTGGCACCTTTTGCAAAAGAGGTTTTCGGATCTTTTACAAAAAATCCCATTCCCTATCCGGTGTCACAAACATTTTTCAAAAAACAAAGAATCAGATCCGAAGTTAAAACGGTCATTTTTCTGGGTGGCAGTCAGGGAGCAAAATTTATCAACGATTTTGCCATCAAAATCGCGAAAGAGCTTGAAAAAAGAGATATAGCCATCATTCATCAAACCGGAAGCAGAGATTTTGACAGAGTAAAAAAGGAGTATGAAAAGGCCGGCATTGACGCTGATGTTTTCGATTTTGACAAAAATATCAGTCTGAAAATTGCCGAAGCGGATTTTGCCGTCTCAAGGGCGGGAGCAAGCACACTGTGGGAACTTGCCGCCAATGCTCTTCCGGCTCTTTTTATTCCTTACCCCTATGCAGCAGCCGACCATCAGTACTTCAACGCAAAATATCTAAGTGAGAGAAACGCCGCATTTGTAAAAAGAGAAAGCGAACTAAAGCCTGAAGATTTTTTCGATTTTTTAGAAACAGATATAAAAAGCATGTCTGAAAAACTGCAAGATATAGCAAAACCTGAGGGTGCAAAAATCATTATAGACAGGGTTTTAAACCCATAG
- a CDS encoding peptidoglycan glycosyltransferase FtsW, with protein sequence MVDRTLFILAAILITTGIVCSYSFTTYTILHYGYNEFHFVVRQLIAGIGAIFIMWWLSRRDPAKWTNYLGISIFLIFFILMFIMYFLPSNMVTSAGGAKRWIRFPGFSLAPVEFFKVGFVYFLAWSFSRKFSASDKPKNLIEEIKLITPYLFVFFIAVLLIAVLQNDLGQVMVLGLTLSIMLFFAGRTFKLFATLIGIAFTLFVVFIFVSEHRIIRIKMWWANAQNYILNFLPETLAEKLKVNVTEEPYQISHSLNAIHHGGITGTGLSEGSFKLGFLSEIHTDFVLSGIAEEFGFIGVFAVTLVVVLLIHRIFRIANRSEEPIDYLFCIGVALLIGFSFMMNAYGISGITPIKGIAVPFLSYGGSAMLANGLALGMVLMISKKVNSRRIE encoded by the coding sequence ATGGTCGACAGAACTCTTTTTATCCTTGCCGCAATTCTCATAACAACAGGAATTGTCTGTTCATACTCTTTTACAACATATACGATCTTACACTACGGATACAATGAGTTCCATTTTGTAGTAAGACAGCTTATAGCCGGTATAGGCGCTATTTTTATAATGTGGTGGCTATCTAGAAGAGATCCGGCAAAATGGACAAACTATCTTGGCATTTCAATATTTCTGATATTTTTTATATTGATGTTTATCATGTATTTTCTACCTTCAAATATGGTAACCAGTGCCGGCGGTGCAAAAAGGTGGATAAGGTTTCCCGGATTTTCTCTGGCTCCGGTTGAGTTTTTTAAAGTGGGATTTGTCTATTTTCTGGCATGGAGTTTTTCGAGAAAATTTTCCGCTTCAGACAAACCGAAAAACCTCATCGAAGAGATAAAACTGATAACCCCTTATCTTTTTGTATTTTTCATAGCTGTTCTTCTGATAGCCGTTCTCCAAAACGATCTGGGTCAGGTTATGGTTCTGGGGCTGACACTCAGCATAATGCTCTTTTTTGCCGGCAGGACATTTAAGCTTTTTGCCACCCTTATAGGTATAGCATTTACCCTTTTTGTTGTTTTTATATTCGTATCCGAGCACAGAATCATCAGAATAAAAATGTGGTGGGCAAACGCACAGAACTATATACTCAACTTCCTTCCAGAAACTCTTGCCGAAAAACTTAAAGTGAACGTAACGGAAGAGCCGTATCAGATATCGCACTCCCTCAATGCCATTCACCACGGAGGTATAACGGGAACCGGCCTTTCCGAAGGAAGTTTCAAATTAGGGTTTTTAAGTGAAATCCATACCGATTTTGTACTCTCCGGTATTGCCGAAGAGTTCGGTTTCATAGGAGTTTTTGCCGTTACATTGGTTGTGGTTTTACTGATACACAGGATATTTCGCATAGCAAACAGAAGTGAAGAACCGATTGACTACCTTTTCTGCATAGGAGTCGCTCTTTTGATAGGTTTTTCATTTATGATGAACGCTTATGGAATCAGCGGAATAACTCCTATCAAAGGTATCGCTGTTCCATTCTTAAGTTACGGTGGAAGCGCAATGCTCGCAAACGGTCTTGCACTCGGTATGGTTCTTATGATAAGCAAAAAAGTAAACAGCCGGAGAATTGAGTGA
- a CDS encoding peptidoglycan D,D-transpeptidase FtsI family protein, whose translation MKIPNKLLKIISLFGLLVFGFIIFLLVVFKIIIDERKLPSLQISEKNRAIRGSVISSDGFNIASSKKLYKASVNTKCIDPGKKELFIKLFSIYSGINEKKIRKILNSRKGTVVLSYSLDPKQANYLKELARKLYKMDVFVEYIVGGRSIKQGLSVTESGESRIYAYDDILTPVIGYVRKFEDEGYTKISGVKGIEKYYEEKLKPIQDGLLKGYRDVAGYIILNRDAKIKKRIDGFNVHLNVSLKLQKNIENMLDRMKKELNADEIIACVMESRSGKILSLASSNRFDPKSIRKRDYKSLNAAAIEYTFEPGSVMKPVTFALLLEQGLVNPYDIVRTYNGRYKLGRKIITDEHKEEWMSAENVIVYSSNIGIAQLAQKLSNVDFYYGLKKFGFSQKTGIDLPYEHIGSIPNPSRLKSEIYKATVGYGYGMRATFMQLMYAYNVFNNNGKAAVPRLANFLSTQNQKQYALPRPKQKKVLSIGAASRMQKILIKTVEKGTGTAARIEGLVIGGKTGTAHMVEKGKYVRSYNSSFFGFANDEKNRYTIGVTVIKPKKVYFASQTAVPVFREVVKILIEEGRLTPKL comes from the coding sequence ATGAAAATTCCTAATAAACTTCTGAAGATTATCTCGCTTTTTGGCCTTCTTGTTTTCGGTTTTATCATATTTTTACTTGTTGTTTTCAAAATTATCATCGATGAGAGAAAACTTCCCTCTTTACAGATAAGTGAGAAAAACAGGGCGATAAGAGGTTCTGTTATAAGCAGTGACGGTTTCAACATCGCGTCTTCGAAAAAACTCTACAAAGCAAGTGTAAATACGAAATGTATAGACCCTGGCAAAAAAGAGCTTTTTATAAAGCTTTTTTCCATATACAGCGGAATAAACGAGAAGAAAATAAGGAAAATATTAAACAGCAGAAAAGGCACAGTTGTCCTTTCGTATTCTCTTGACCCGAAACAGGCAAACTATCTTAAAGAGCTTGCGAGAAAACTTTATAAAATGGATGTTTTTGTGGAATATATCGTAGGAGGAAGAAGTATAAAACAGGGTCTTTCGGTGACGGAGAGTGGAGAGAGCAGAATTTATGCATATGATGATATTCTTACGCCTGTTATCGGGTATGTGAGAAAATTTGAGGATGAGGGATATACAAAAATTTCAGGTGTCAAGGGAATAGAGAAGTATTACGAAGAGAAGCTGAAGCCCATACAGGACGGTTTGTTAAAAGGTTACAGAGATGTGGCGGGATATATTATTTTGAATCGTGATGCAAAAATCAAAAAGAGAATAGACGGTTTCAATGTTCACCTGAATGTATCTTTGAAACTTCAAAAAAATATAGAAAATATGCTTGACAGAATGAAAAAAGAGTTAAATGCGGATGAGATAATAGCCTGTGTAATGGAATCAAGAAGCGGTAAAATTCTCTCTTTGGCCAGTTCTAACAGATTTGATCCAAAATCGATAAGAAAAAGAGATTACAAATCACTAAATGCCGCAGCGATAGAGTATACGTTCGAGCCTGGCTCTGTTATGAAACCCGTAACATTCGCGTTGCTTTTGGAACAGGGACTTGTCAATCCGTACGATATAGTAAGGACATATAACGGTAGATACAAGCTGGGGCGAAAAATCATAACGGATGAACATAAAGAGGAGTGGATGAGTGCGGAAAACGTGATAGTCTATTCGAGCAATATAGGTATAGCACAGCTTGCACAAAAGCTCTCGAATGTAGATTTTTATTACGGGCTTAAAAAATTCGGTTTTTCGCAAAAGACAGGTATCGACCTTCCTTATGAACATATAGGATCAATTCCGAATCCAAGCCGGCTCAAAAGTGAAATATACAAAGCAACGGTAGGATATGGATACGGCATGAGAGCAACATTTATGCAGCTTATGTATGCGTATAATGTGTTTAATAACAATGGAAAAGCAGCAGTACCGAGACTGGCCAATTTTCTTAGCACCCAAAATCAGAAACAGTATGCACTTCCAAGACCTAAACAAAAAAAGGTTCTCTCTATCGGTGCCGCAAGCAGGATGCAGAAAATTCTTATAAAAACGGTTGAAAAGGGTACGGGAACGGCGGCAAGAATTGAAGGTCTTGTTATTGGCGGCAAAACGGGAACTGCGCATATGGTTGAGAAGGGAAAGTATGTCAGAAGTTACAACAGCTCCTTTTTCGGTTTTGCCAATGATGAAAAGAACCGCTACACAATAGGAGTAACAGTAATAAAACCGAAAAAAGTCTACTTCGCCTCTCAAACGGCAGTTCCGGTCTTCAGAGAGGTTGTCAAGATACTGATAGAAGAGGGTAGGTTAACTCCAAAGCTTTAG